The genomic DNA GGTCCAGCGACAGCAGGGTTTTGCCATTCAGCGACTCCGGCACGTCTCCGGCCACAATGCGCTGGGCGAGCCCTTCGACGACGGCGGTCTTGCCAACACCGGGCTCGCCGATGAGCACAGGGTTGTTCTTGGTCCGGCGGCTCAGGACCTGGATGACGCGGCGGATTTCCGCATCCCGGCCGATCACCGGGTCCAGCTTGCCCGAGCGGGCCATCTCGGTCAGGTCCGTACTGAATTTCTCCAGTGCCTGGAAGGTGTTCTCCGGATCAGCGTTGGTCACTTTACGATCTCCTCTTACGGATGGAAGCACGGCGATGAGGGCATCATGGCCCGCGTTGTTCTCACGCAAAACCTTGCCTGCCGGCCCGCTGTCGAGGGACAGCCCCAGCAGGAGGTGCTCGGTGGAAACGAAAGCGTCCCCCAGCTGTTCCGCTTCCTGCTGTGCGGCGTTTATAACCTGGAGCAGGGGACGGGAGAACTGCGGCTGGGCCACTGAAGAGCCGGAGGAGGAAGGGAGCTGGTGGATGGCGCTGCTGGCTCCTGCACTGACCGTGTCCACGTTGACCCCGGCGGCCTTAAGCAGCGCGACGGCAACGCCCTGCCGCTGGTCCATCAGCGCTTTGAGCAGATGGGAGGGTTCGATCTGCGGATTTCCGGCAGTGTTCGCGTTCATGGCCGCAGCCGAGAGCGCTTCCTGGCTCTTGTTCGTGAATTTGGTGTCCACGGTGGCTCCTCAAAACCTGGGCAGATTCAGCTTTAGCGGTGCTGCTCTAACAAAGTTGAGTCTAATTAGCTCAACTTTGAAAGTAAAGTTATCCACAGCACATCCACCGGCGGACCGGGGTTTTCTGAGGGTGCTCCGGTTCCGCCATTTTGCGGACCGGTCCCAGCCGAAAACTAGAGGGCATGCTCCTGGTCAAATTCATCCGCGGCCCGTCGCCACCGCGCATTCCGCGCCTCGAACAGCTCCCCCATTGCCTCGTCGGGGCTGAGGTCCGGCATCAGTCCCAGTGCCTTCTCCGGCACCCGGCCCTCCACATACTCTTCCAACTGGTCCAGGAAATACTCCCACCCGGCCCCTCCGGTCCACAGCCCGCCGGCCGGGTCGGAGGTGAGGGCAAACCCCTTGCGCACTGATGCGTAGCGGAGCTCAATCCGCGTTCGGCTGTCCTCTGCCGCCAACCGGAACTCAAGCTCCGCCGGATGCCTCTCCCCCCGGGCCCAGGACACGGTCATCAGGCGGGGAGCATCGCAGCGCAGAATGTCACCGTGGGAACCATCCGGGAGATTCCAGGTGCCGCCCCGGCGAAGGTCCCCGTCAGGTGCACCCAGCCACTGCCCCAACCGCTCCGGGACAGTCAGGGCGGACCATACGTCCCCAATGGGCCATCCGATTTCGCGCACCATAACCACCATGAGCGCATGGCCGGCCTGGATCTGCCGGCGGCCCATGGAGCGTTCCGTTTTGTCCAGAATTATGTCCAGATCGGACATCCGCCCACTCCTCTTTCGAACAACCCGCAACCGCCCAGAGCCGGCATCAGCCGTCGGCGCCGACAGGCTGTCAGCCGGAATTTCCCGTGGAAGCAGCTTGTGGTGTTGGCCACAAAAGTGCCATTTCCAAAAAACGGTAGCAGGGAAACCAGGGTGTGCACAGGGCTCACCGGCTGCCGGGAGCCAGCCGGGACCAGGGCTTCGCCCGACGGCCCTGACGTGGAGGAATGTGACCCATATCTAAGGAATCGAGGGGGCGTCGAGGGCTTTGATAGATTCGAAAATGCCTCCGGATGTGCTTTGCCACTGCCGCTGCCACCGTGAGTCCTGCCGCAGAGTTGCAGCAGGCCGGTGCGCTGCCGCGGCCACATTCAGTGTTTCCCGGCTGCCGGAGCGCCTTTTACAACTCCAAAGCAACCCGAAGGACTGACCCCCCAATGAGCAAACTTGCGGAACCGGAGACAGCGGAGACCGCTGTGCCGCGAACCCGGGTAAACAAGACGGTCTTCATCGGTTCAGCTACCGGAATCCTCGCCATCGCCCTGTGGGCCATGCTGGCCGCCGACAACGCTGAGACGGTCATCGGCTCCATGGTGGGTTGGGTCTCCAAGAACATGGGCTGGTACTACTTCCTGGTGGTCAGCCTCGTTGTGGTTTTTGTTCTGGTCACAGCACTGACACGCGTGGGCAAGACCAAGCTGGGCCCTGACCACTCCAAACCGCAGTTCGGCGTCTTCACCTGGGCGTCCATGCTTTTTGCCGCAGGCATCGGGATTGACCTGATGTTCTTCTCGGTCTCGGAGCCGGTCACCCAGTATCTGGCGCCGCCCACCGGGGACGGCGCCACCGCGGAGGCCGCCCGGCAGGCACTGGTGCTGACACTGTTCCACTACGGAATCACCGGGTGGGCGCTGTACGCACTGATGGGCCTGGCACTGGGCTACTTCGCCTACCGGCACAACCTGCCCCTGAGCATCCGTTCGGCCCTGTATCCGATCTTCGGCAGGAAAATCGATGGTCCGCTCGGCCACGGCGTGGATATTGCCGCCCTGCTCGGCACCATCTTCGGCATCGCCACGTCCCTCGGCATCGGCGTCGTCCAGCTGAACTACGGCCTGAGCTTTATGTTCGGGCTGCCCGAAAACCTGACCGTGCAAATCGCACTGATTGCACTTTCCGTCATCATGGCCACCGTCTCAGTGGTTTCCGGCGTTGAGAAGGGCATCCGGCGGCTGTCCGAACTCAACGTCATCCTCGCCGTCTGCCTGATGCTGTTTGTGCTCATCGCAGGCAAAACCAACTTCCTGCTCGACGGGATTGTCCAGAACATCGGTGACGTCCTGAGCCGTTTCCCCGCCATGACCATGGACACCATGGCCTATGACCGTCCGGACGCGTGGCTCAGCTCCTGGACATTGTTCTTCTGGGCCTGGTGGATTGCCTGGGCTCCGTTCGTGGGCCTGTTCCTGGCCCGGATTTCGCGCGGCCGCACCATCCGGCAGTTTGTGCTGGGCACCATGGTTGTCCCGTTCGCCTTCATCCTGCTGTGGATCTCCATCTTCGGCAATTCCGCCCTGGAGCTGGTGATGGGCGGCAACGCGGCATTCGGCGAAGTGGCCATGAACCAGCCCGAACGGGCCTTCTACGGATTGCTGGAGCAGTACCCGTGGGCGCCGGCCACAGCGGCCATCGCCACCTTCACCGGACTGCTGTTCTACGTGACATCCGCAGACTCCGGCGCCCTGGTCATGGCCAACTTCACCTCGCACCTGAAGGACGCGGATTCCGACGGCCCCAAGTGGCTGCGGGTCTTCTGGGCCGTGGTGACCGGCCTGCTCACCCTGGCCATGCTGATGGTTGGCGGTGTCACCACCCTGCAGAACGCCACCATCATCATGGGACTGCCGCTGTCCATCCTGCTGCTGTTCATCATGCTGGGCGTATACAAGGCCCTGCGGGTGGAGAACTCCCTGACGGACAGTTACCGCGCCTCCCTGCCGAGCATCATTGCCGGCCGCAGCCTGGACGCGCGCAGCGGACGCAGCTGGCGCCAGCGACTCTCCCGTGTGATGACCTACCCCGGTCCGCGGCAGGTGGAACGCTTCATCGAAACCGTTGCCCGCCCTGCCCTGCAGGAAGTCCACGACGAACTCAAGGAACGCGGCGCCGACGTCGCACTCTGCGAAGGCGAGGCGGCACCGCACGGCATTCATCACCTGGACCTGCAGGTGGGAATGGCCGAGGAACGCGTATTCAAATACCAGATCTACCCCGTGCAGTACGACACCCCGTCCTACGCAACCAACGCGTCGGCGGACAGCAAGTACTTCCGCATGGAGGTGTTCTCCCTTGAGGGCAGCCACGGCTACGACCTCATGGGCTACACGAAGGAACAGGTCATCACCGATGTCCTGGACCACTACGAGACCCACCTGGAGTTCCTGCACCTCAACCGAGAGGTGCCGGGCAATACCTCCATCACGGAGGACCAGGTTCCGAAAGACAACTGGGAAGCTGACTTTGTCAGCGAGGAGGGACGAGCATGACAACGGCCACTTTGTTCATCGACGGAGCATGGGTGCCCGCATCCGACGGCGGCATCCGCGAGATCCACAACCCGGCCGACGGCGAGTTCGTCGCCGCTGTCTCCGAGGCGACCCGTGAAGACACCGAACGGGCGATCGCCGCGGCCAAGGCGGCGTGGGAGCGCGGGGAATGGTCCTCCGTGCCGGCTCCGGAGCGCGGGGATTTCCTGCTGAAGGTCGCTGCCCGGCTGCGCGAGCGGAAGGATGAATTTGCCCGTGCGGAGACGCTGGACACCGGCAAGCGCCTGGTGGAAAGCGAAATCGACATGGACGACATCGCTGCCTGCTTCAGCTACTTCGGCAAAATCGCCGCATCCAACGCGGGCCGGATGGTGGACGCAGGCAACAACGACGTCGTCAGCCGGATCGAGTACGAACCCGTGGGTGTCTGCGGGCTGATCGCCCCGTGGAACTACCCCCTGCTGCAGGCAGCATGGAAGATCGCACCCGCACTGGCAGCCGGTTGCACCTTCATCCTTAAGCCCTCCGAGCTGACCCCGCACACCGCCATCCTGATGATGCAGGTGCTCGAGGAACTCGGCCTGCCCCGCGGCGTTGCCAACCTGGTGCTCGGCGCCGGGCCCGTGGCCGGAGCACCGCTCTCCGAGTCCCCGGACGTGGACCTGGTCTCCTTCACCGGCGGCGTGGCCACCGGCAAGATCATCGCCGCCGCCGCGGCCAAGACCGTGAAGAAGGTCGCCCTGGAACTGGGCGGCAAGAACCCCAACGTTATTTTCGCCGACGCCGACTTCGACGCCGCACTGGACAACGCCCTGAACGCCGCCTTTGTCCACTCCGGCCAGGTCTGCTCAGCCGGTGCCCGGCTGCTGGTTGAGGAACCGATTGCCGAACGTTTCGTGGATGAGCTGGTACGCCGCGCCGAAATGATCCGGATGGGCGGACCCTTCGACGAAAAGGCCGAAACCGGGCCGCTGATCTCCGCCGCGCACCGTGACAAGGTTACCGCCTACGTCAACAAGGCAGTGGAGGAAGGCGCCCGTATCCGCTGCGGCGGCACCTGGGGTACCGGGGACCTGGAAAAGGGCTTCTACTACGCCCCGACCGTGCTGGACAACGTCAAGCGCGGCGGCTCCTCCCTGATGGATGAAGCCTTCGGCCCGGTCGTCACGGTGGAAACCTTTAACGGCGAAGACGAGGCCGTGGAACTGGCCAATGACACCGACTACGGGCTGGCCGGAGCCGTCTGGACGCAGGACGCCGGCAAGAGCCAGCGCGTTGCCCGCCGGATGCGCGCCGGCACCGTCTGGATCAATGACTTCCACCCGTACCTGCCGCAGGCCGAATGGGGCGGCTACGGACAGTCCGGCATCGGCCGTGAACTGGGCCCCACGGGACTGGGCGAATACCAGGAAGCCAAGCACATTTACCAGAACATCAACCCGCAGGTGACCGGCTGGTTCACCGATCACGGAAAGGGCTAGGACCTTATGGCTGAGAAGACGGAATTCGACTACATCGTGGTCGGCGGCGGGTCCGCCGGCGCGGCTGTAGCGGCCCGCCTGAGCGAAGATCCCGACGTCGAGGTGGCACTGGTCGAGGCCGGGCCCGATGACCGCGGGCTCGATGAGATCCTGCAGCTGGACCGCTGGATGGAGCTCCTGGAATCCGGCTACGACTGGGATTACCAGATTGAACCGCAGGAAAACGGCAACTCCTTTATGCGCCATGCCCGGGCCAAGGTGATGGGCGGGTGTTCCAGCCACAACTCCTGCATTGCCTTCTGGGCTCCCCGCGAAGACATTGACGAGTGGGAAACCAAGTTTGGCGCCGAGGGATGGAACGCCAAGATGGCCTGGGAGCTGTACCGGAAGCTTGAGTCCAATGAGGACGCCGGCCCCGATGCACCCCATCACGGCGATTCCGGTCCCGTGCACCTGATGAACATCCCCGCCAATGATCCGTGCGGCGTCGCCCTGCTGGACGCCTGCGAGCAGTCCGGCATCCCGCGGGTTAAGTTCAACACCGGGGAAACCGTGATTAACGGCGCCAACTTCTTCCAGATCAACCGCCGTGCCGACGGGACCCGTTCCTCCTCCTCCGTCTCCTACATCCACCCGATCATGGAGCGGAAGAACTTCACCCTGCTCACCGGGTACCTGGCCAAGGAACTGACCTTCGATGACGCGAACCGCTGCACCGGCGTCGACGTCGTTGACAACCCGTTCGGCCGTGCCAAGCACCTGGGTGCCCGCCGGGAGGTCATTGTTTCCGCCGGAGCCATCGACTCCCCGAAGCTGCTGATGCTCTCCGGCATCGGCCCGAAGGAACATCTTCAGGAGCGGGGCGTTGAGGTCCGGGTGGATTCCCCCGGAGTCGGCGAGAACCTGCAGGACCATCCTGAAGGCGTGATCCAGTGGGAGGCGAAGAAGCCGATGCCCGAAACCTCCACCCAGTGGTGGGAGATCGGTGTCTTCACTCCCACCGAGGACGGGTTGGACCGTCCGGACCTGATGTTCCACTACGGTTCGGTGCCGTTTGACATGCATACCCTGCGCCACGGCTACCCCACCACGGAGAACGGTTTCTGCCTGACTCCGAATGTTACCCATGCCCGTTCCCGCGGCACGGTCCGGCTGCGGAGCCGGGACTTCCGGGACAAGCCGATGGTGGATCCGCGCTACTTCACCGACCCGCACGATATGCGGGTCATGGTGGCCGGCATCAAAAAGGCCCGCGAGATCGTGGCCCAGCCGGCCATGGCCGAATGGGCCGGCGAGGAACTGTACCCGGGCAAGGACGTGCAGACGGACGAGCAGATCGCCGAATACATCAAAAAAACGCACAACACCGTCTACCACCCGGCCGGAACCGTACGGATGGGCGCCGCTGACGATCCGATGGCTCCGCTTGACCCGCAGCTGCGGGTCAAGGGCGTCACCGGACTGCGGGTCGCCGATGCATCGGCGATGCCGGAACTGGTGACCGTCAACCCGAACATCACCACCATGATGATCGGTGAGCGCTGCGCGGAGCTGGTGAAGGCAGACCGCACCGCCTAGTATTCCGCGCGACGTAACAAAGGGCGGCCGGAGCGCATCCGGCCGCCCTTTGTGCGTGTCAGCGGACATCTTCCGTCACCCTGCACGGGTAGCCTGTCCGGATGGGGAAAAACCGTGCAACCGTTTCCGTACTCGCCGCTGCCCTGGCCTTCACTCTGGTGTCCTGTTCCGCGGACAAACCTGCCCCGGACGACGCCGCCGCCGAGCTGGCACGCGGACTGAGCGGTGCCGATGTTTCGGGGTCGGCGTTCACCGCCGGGACCGCCGCAGAGGTGAACACCGAGCTGGAGACCCTGCTGGCGGGCATGGGCCCGGTCCGTCCCGCCGTGACCGTGGCCAGTGTGGACGAGGATCCCGGGGATGACGACGCCGCCACCGCCCGGCTGGCCTATGCCTGGGACGTCAACGGCGATTCAACACCCGACTGGAATTACGAGAGCACCGCCCCGCTTCGCCGCGGCGACGACGGCGCCTGGCTGGTGGAGTGGTCACCTTCAGTCCTGTTCGATTCACTGCAGGACGGCGATAAGCTGGTCCGCACCGCCAATGCCCTGATCCCCCGCGCGGACATCCTGGACCGCAACGGGAAACCCCTGATGGGCGCCCGGCCGGTGCTGCGGATCGGCATCAGCAAACCGGATGTGCCGGAGGGGCTGCAGGCAACCTCCGCCGCTGCCCTCGCCGAGCTGGCCGGACTGGATCCGGCCGCCTACACCGCACAGGTTGAGGCCTCCGGGCCGGAGGCCTTCGTCGAAGCCATTGTCCAGCGCGCGGAGGCGGAGGGCCCGGTCACCGTCGCCGACGTCGAAGCCATTCCCGGCGCGGTTGCCCTGCCGTCCGAACGGGTCCTGGCACCCACCCGGGAGTTTGCACGGGCGCTGCTGGGGACCGTGGGCGAAGCCACCGCGGAACTGATCGAAAACTCCGAAGGCCGGCTGGCGCCCGGTGACACCGCCGGACTCTCCGGCCTGCAGCAGCAGTACGACGAACAGCTGCGGGGCAGCGACGGAGTGGA from Arthrobacter zhangbolii includes the following:
- a CDS encoding SRPBCC domain-containing protein; the protein is MSDLDIILDKTERSMGRRQIQAGHALMVVMVREIGWPIGDVWSALTVPERLGQWLGAPDGDLRRGGTWNLPDGSHGDILRCDAPRLMTVSWARGERHPAELEFRLAAEDSRTRIELRYASVRKGFALTSDPAGGLWTGGAGWEYFLDQLEEYVEGRVPEKALGLMPDLSPDEAMGELFEARNARWRRAADEFDQEHAL
- the betT gene encoding choline BCCT transporter BetT yields the protein MSKLAEPETAETAVPRTRVNKTVFIGSATGILAIALWAMLAADNAETVIGSMVGWVSKNMGWYYFLVVSLVVVFVLVTALTRVGKTKLGPDHSKPQFGVFTWASMLFAAGIGIDLMFFSVSEPVTQYLAPPTGDGATAEAARQALVLTLFHYGITGWALYALMGLALGYFAYRHNLPLSIRSALYPIFGRKIDGPLGHGVDIAALLGTIFGIATSLGIGVVQLNYGLSFMFGLPENLTVQIALIALSVIMATVSVVSGVEKGIRRLSELNVILAVCLMLFVLIAGKTNFLLDGIVQNIGDVLSRFPAMTMDTMAYDRPDAWLSSWTLFFWAWWIAWAPFVGLFLARISRGRTIRQFVLGTMVVPFAFILLWISIFGNSALELVMGGNAAFGEVAMNQPERAFYGLLEQYPWAPATAAIATFTGLLFYVTSADSGALVMANFTSHLKDADSDGPKWLRVFWAVVTGLLTLAMLMVGGVTTLQNATIIMGLPLSILLLFIMLGVYKALRVENSLTDSYRASLPSIIAGRSLDARSGRSWRQRLSRVMTYPGPRQVERFIETVARPALQEVHDELKERGADVALCEGEAAPHGIHHLDLQVGMAEERVFKYQIYPVQYDTPSYATNASADSKYFRMEVFSLEGSHGYDLMGYTKEQVITDVLDHYETHLEFLHLNREVPGNTSITEDQVPKDNWEADFVSEEGRA
- a CDS encoding aldehyde dehydrogenase family protein, whose protein sequence is MTTATLFIDGAWVPASDGGIREIHNPADGEFVAAVSEATREDTERAIAAAKAAWERGEWSSVPAPERGDFLLKVAARLRERKDEFARAETLDTGKRLVESEIDMDDIAACFSYFGKIAASNAGRMVDAGNNDVVSRIEYEPVGVCGLIAPWNYPLLQAAWKIAPALAAGCTFILKPSELTPHTAILMMQVLEELGLPRGVANLVLGAGPVAGAPLSESPDVDLVSFTGGVATGKIIAAAAAKTVKKVALELGGKNPNVIFADADFDAALDNALNAAFVHSGQVCSAGARLLVEEPIAERFVDELVRRAEMIRMGGPFDEKAETGPLISAAHRDKVTAYVNKAVEEGARIRCGGTWGTGDLEKGFYYAPTVLDNVKRGGSSLMDEAFGPVVTVETFNGEDEAVELANDTDYGLAGAVWTQDAGKSQRVARRMRAGTVWINDFHPYLPQAEWGGYGQSGIGRELGPTGLGEYQEAKHIYQNINPQVTGWFTDHGKG
- a CDS encoding GMC family oxidoreductase yields the protein MAEKTEFDYIVVGGGSAGAAVAARLSEDPDVEVALVEAGPDDRGLDEILQLDRWMELLESGYDWDYQIEPQENGNSFMRHARAKVMGGCSSHNSCIAFWAPREDIDEWETKFGAEGWNAKMAWELYRKLESNEDAGPDAPHHGDSGPVHLMNIPANDPCGVALLDACEQSGIPRVKFNTGETVINGANFFQINRRADGTRSSSSVSYIHPIMERKNFTLLTGYLAKELTFDDANRCTGVDVVDNPFGRAKHLGARREVIVSAGAIDSPKLLMLSGIGPKEHLQERGVEVRVDSPGVGENLQDHPEGVIQWEAKKPMPETSTQWWEIGVFTPTEDGLDRPDLMFHYGSVPFDMHTLRHGYPTTENGFCLTPNVTHARSRGTVRLRSRDFRDKPMVDPRYFTDPHDMRVMVAGIKKAREIVAQPAMAEWAGEELYPGKDVQTDEQIAEYIKKTHNTVYHPAGTVRMGAADDPMAPLDPQLRVKGVTGLRVADASAMPELVTVNPNITTMMIGERCAELVKADRTA